In Anopheles arabiensis isolate DONGOLA chromosome 2, AaraD3, whole genome shotgun sequence, the genomic window ACGTTTCGTACATCCGCGGCATACTGCTGTCCTTCATCATGTTCACGACGCGCGTGTCCATCTTTCTCAGCCTGGTAGCGTACGCGCTGGCCGGCCAGGTGGTGACGGCGGAGAAAGCGTTCGCCATTACCGCGTACTACAACATCCTCCgcacgacgatgacgattttCTTCCCGCAAGGCATTGGCCAGTTTGCGGAAGCGCTCGTATCCGTCCGGCGCATCCAGAAGTTTATGCAGTACGACGAAATCGAAAGTGCGGAAGGTGTTTCCATGGTTGGTGGAGATGGAAAGGACGCAtcttcctcctcgtcgtccgaTCTGCAGGAGAAGAAACCGGACGCTGATCCGCTGTCCCTCCCGAACAGCAAGTTCATTCGCCACTCGGAATCGGACGGGCTGAAGGAACCGGCAGCAGTGAAcaatcaccaccagcagcatcatctTTCCGATGCGGGTGTGATCGTGGAGAAGGCGGTCGCCCGTTGGGATGCGAAAGCGACCGAGCTTACGTTGGACGGGGTCGATCTGCACGTACAGCCAGGGACGCTCGTAGCCGTCATTGGACCGGTCGGTGCCGGCAAGTCTAGCCTGATCCACGCCATCCTAGGCGAGCTGCCGCTCGAGTCCGGCAGCATCAAGGTGAACGGGAACGTTTCGTACGCCTCCCAGGAACCGTGGCTGTTCTCCGGCACTGTTCGCCAGAACATCCTCTTCGGCCTGCCGATGGATCGCGAGCGCTACAAGCAGGTGGTGAAAACGTGCGCCCTCGAGCGCGATTTCCACCTGTTTGCGGACGGCGACAAAACGATCGTCGGCGAGCGCGGTGTATCGCTGTCCGGCGGGCAGAAGGCACGCATCAGCCTGGCCCGGGCGGTGTACCGGCGGGCGGAGGTGTACCTGCTCGACGATCCACTCAGCGCAGTTGATTCGCACGTTGGCCGGCACCTGTTTGACCACTGCATGCGCGACTACCTGCGGGGCAAGATCGTGATACTGGTGACGCACCAGCTGCAGTACCTGCAGAACGCCGACCAGATCGTCGTGATGATGCACGGCCGGGTGGAGGCGGTCGGGACGTACGATAAGCTGCGCGAAAGTGGGCAGGACTTTGCCCAGCTGCTGGCGGCCCCGTCCGGCCGGGAGGACGACAGCACCGACACGGAGTCGATCAAGCGGTCGGGCAGCCTGTACAAACGGCAGAACAGCGAATCGAGCATGGACTCGGCCGTGGCGGACGGCGAGGGCCCGGAGGCGAAAGCGACCGAGGAGCGGCAGAAGGAGGGCTCGATCGGGTACGACGTGTACCGGGCGTACTTTAGGGCGAGCGGTGGCaacctggtggtggtgctgataCTGTTCATGTTTCTGCTGTCGCAGCTGAGCGCGTCCGGGGGCGACTACTTCCTGACGTACTGGGTGAACAAGGCGGAAGAGAAAGCGCCGGCCGCTGCCGGCGGGGACGGTGGCGCCGCGGGAGCAACGTTTAGTGCGCTGGCCAACGGGACGGCAGAAGAGTTCAACGAAACTACCACGTTTGAGCCGCCGGCAGTAACCACGGCCGTTACGACGGGCGCGGGCGGAATCGGCGTGTTCTTTACCGCCATCCGGCAGATGTTTGCGTCGggcgatgaggaggaggaccGGTACATTGACATCTACATCTTTACGGCGCTAACGGTGGCGACGGTTGTGATAACGCTCACGCGCAGCATGTTCTTCTTCAGGGTGAGTGAATGAGTTTTACCCAAAAATTAATTCCCTTTTCTATTTTATAAAGTAACgaattttcctttctttgcaGACGGCAATGAAAGCTTCGCGCAAGCTGCACGACGCCATGTTTAATGGCATTACGCGCGCCTCGATGTACTTCTTCAACACGAATCCGTCCGGGCGCATTCTGAACCGCTTCTCGAAGGACATGGGCCAGATCGACGAGTACCTGCCGAGCGTAACGGTGGACGTGATACAGATCTTCCTGTCGCTGATCGGtatcgtggtggtggtcgcgATCGTCAACCCGTACAATCTGATCCCGACGGTCGTGATCGGTATCATCTTCTACTTTATGCGTGCCTTTTATCTGCTCACTTCACGCAACATTAAGCGCGTCGAAGCAATTAGTATGTATTTGtaggtttttgtttaattattttaaaataaaaatggttaaaatgTCCGTTTTTTCTTTACAGCACGGTCACCGATCTACTCCCATCTGTCGGCGTCCCTGTCCGGCCTGTCCACAATCCGCGCCTTTGGCGCAGAGAAGGTGCTCGTGCACGAGTTCGACTCCCACCAGGACCTGCACAGCTCCGCCTTCTACCTCTTCATCTCGACGTCGCGCGCGTTCGGCTTCTACCTGGACGTGTTCTGCGTGATCTACATCGCGATCGTCACGCTAACGTTCTTCATACGCGGCGACAGCGGCGGCAACGTGGGCCTGGCCATCACGCAAGCACTCGGCATGACCGGCATGGTGCAGTGGGGAATGCGCCAATCTGCCGAGCtcgaaaacacaatgacaTCGGTGGAGCGGGTGGTCGAGTACGATAACGTCGATCCGGAACCGGCCCTGGAGGCACCGGCCGACAAGAAACCACCGAAAGAGTGGCCCCAGGAGGGACGGATTCGCTTCGAGAAGGTGACGCTCCGGTACAGCCCCGACGCGGACAGCGATTTGGTGCT contains:
- the LOC120893854 gene encoding probable multidrug resistance-associated protein lethal(2)03659, with the translated sequence MEAQKRKEREPCPRQKANFLSYIIFGWTIPIFFKGYKKELNTDDLYQPLREHKSDGLGDRLCEAWENEQKQARMKNRKPKLLRAGFRVFGWEIALLGLVLLTLEMLFKVSQPFFLGKLVAYYSRQQGDITEAYLYAGAVVLCSAINVLFIHPYMLSQLHLGMKLRVAACSMIYRKSLRLSKTALGDTTAGQVVNLLSNDVGRLDLAVLFVHYLWIGPLETLVVTYLMYREIGYSAIYGVLFLLLFIPLQAYLGKKTSELRLRTALRTDERVRLMNEIIQGIQVIKMYTWERPFAALVAMARKKEIKVIRYVSYIRGILLSFIMFTTRVSIFLSLVAYALAGQVVTAEKAFAITAYYNILRTTMTIFFPQGIGQFAEALVSVRRIQKFMQYDEIESAEGVSMVGGDGKDASSSSSSDLQEKKPDADPLSLPNSKFIRHSESDGLKEPAAVNNHHQQHHLSDAGVIVEKAVARWDAKATELTLDGVDLHVQPGTLVAVIGPVGAGKSSLIHAILGELPLESGSIKVNGNVSYASQEPWLFSGTVRQNILFGLPMDRERYKQVVKTCALERDFHLFADGDKTIVGERGVSLSGGQKARISLARAVYRRAEVYLLDDPLSAVDSHVGRHLFDHCMRDYLRGKIVILVTHQLQYLQNADQIVVMMHGRVEAVGTYDKLRESGQDFAQLLAAPSGREDDSTDTESIKRSGSLYKRQNSESSMDSAVADGEGPEAKATEERQKEGSIGYDVYRAYFRASGGNLVVVLILFMFLLSQLSASGGDYFLTYWVNKAEEKAPAAAGGDGGAAGATFSALANGTAEEFNETTTFEPPAVTTAVTTGAGGIGVFFTAIRQMFASGDEEEDRYIDIYIFTALTVATVVITLTRSMFFFRTAMKASRKLHDAMFNGITRASMYFFNTNPSGRILNRFSKDMGQIDEYLPSVTVDVIQIFLSLIGIVVVVAIVNPYNLIPTVVIGIIFYFMRAFYLLTSRNIKRVEAITRSPIYSHLSASLSGLSTIRAFGAEKVLVHEFDSHQDLHSSAFYLFISTSRAFGFYLDVFCVIYIAIVTLTFFIRGDSGGNVGLAITQALGMTGMVQWGMRQSAELENTMTSVERVVEYDNVDPEPALEAPADKKPPKEWPQEGRIRFEKVTLRYSPDADSDLVLRDLQFEIEPREKIGIVGRTGAGKSSLINALFRLSYNGGSILIDTRDTSQMGLHDLRAKLSIIPQEPVLFSGTLRYNLDPFDEYPDEKLWRALKEVKLEDAVNELPSGLSSKINEGGSNFSVGQRQLVCLARAILRENKILVMDEATANVDPQTDKLIQQTIREKFNDCTVLTIAHRLNTVMDSDKVLVMDAGRCVEFGTPYELLTTEGGPKVFYGMVKQTGKSTFNTLLKIAEESHNQKLKPIKEAEATE